One Cetobacterium somerae ATCC BAA-474 genomic region harbors:
- a CDS encoding branched-chain amino acid transaminase, giving the protein MIETGRIWFNGELKEHDDAKVHVLSHVLHYGSGCFEGIRLYKLKNGKSAVFRLKEHIDRLYDSCKIYKMEVPYTKDEFIKGILDTIKTNKLEAGYIRPLIFRGYNQLGVNPTCNPVEAIIAAWKWGAYLGEEGLKNGIKVCVSSWRRPAPNTLPALAKASGNYLSSQLIKMEALDMGFEEGLALDYLGNISEGSGENIFLVKNGELLTPPMASSSLAGITRDVVVKIAKDLGLVVKYETLPREFLYLADEIFLTGTAAEITPVSSVDNIKVGCGSRGEMTKKIQEEFFKIVEGENEKYREWLTIVE; this is encoded by the coding sequence ATGATTGAGACAGGAAGAATTTGGTTTAATGGAGAATTAAAAGAGCATGATGATGCAAAAGTACATGTATTATCACATGTACTACATTATGGGTCTGGATGCTTTGAAGGAATAAGATTATATAAATTAAAAAATGGGAAATCAGCAGTATTTAGATTAAAAGAACATATAGACAGATTATATGATTCTTGTAAAATTTATAAAATGGAAGTTCCTTATACTAAAGATGAATTTATAAAAGGTATTTTAGATACAATAAAGACAAATAAATTAGAAGCTGGGTATATTAGACCGCTAATTTTTAGAGGTTATAATCAGCTTGGAGTAAATCCAACATGTAATCCAGTAGAAGCTATAATAGCAGCTTGGAAGTGGGGGGCTTATTTAGGCGAGGAAGGACTGAAAAATGGAATAAAGGTATGTGTATCTTCATGGAGAAGACCTGCACCAAATACTTTACCAGCTTTAGCTAAAGCTTCTGGAAATTATTTAAGTTCTCAATTGATAAAAATGGAAGCATTGGACATGGGATTTGAAGAGGGATTAGCATTAGATTATCTTGGAAATATAAGTGAAGGAAGTGGAGAAAATATTTTTCTTGTAAAAAATGGAGAACTTCTAACACCACCAATGGCATCTTCATCTTTAGCAGGAATAACAAGAGATGTAGTAGTTAAAATAGCTAAAGATTTAGGATTAGTAGTAAAATATGAAACTTTACCTCGTGAATTTTTATATTTAGCTGATGAAATATTTCTAACAGGAACAGCAGCGGAGATAACACCAGTTAGTTCTGTAGATAATATAAAAGTTGGATGTGGAAGTAGAGGTGAGATGACAAAGAAAATTCAAGAGGAGTTTTTTAAAATAGTTGAGGGTGAAAATGAAAAGTATCGAGAGTGGTTAACTATAGTTGAGTAA
- a CDS encoding 5'-methylthioadenosine/S-adenosylhomocysteine nucleosidase, whose amino-acid sequence MKKFITTFLLLSSITFSKETILIQGAMDMEVDYLIKTLKNPTKQHIGSWTFWKGNLGKHEVIVSRTEVGLVNAAAATTIGIEKYKPTIIINQGTSGGHDFSLHTGDIVLGTDIINIGAIRTERKEEGVPENIRDGIFFDVVQRLRDSNNNLVTYKNFSSNSNLIEIAQKTSYSNGKISLGVIGSADQWNREIERIKYLNTTFKTQTEEMESVAVAQIAKAYDIPFLAIRVLSNTEIHNEEFNPKTALWCQEFTVNVINNIQ is encoded by the coding sequence ATGAAAAAATTTATCACAACTTTTTTACTACTATCTTCAATCACTTTTTCAAAAGAAACTATTTTAATTCAAGGTGCTATGGATATGGAGGTTGATTATTTAATAAAAACTCTAAAAAATCCAACTAAACAGCATATAGGTTCTTGGACATTTTGGAAAGGAAACCTTGGAAAACATGAAGTTATTGTTTCTAGAACAGAAGTTGGCTTAGTTAATGCTGCAGCTGCTACAACTATTGGTATTGAAAAATATAAACCAACAATTATAATTAATCAAGGAACTTCTGGTGGACATGATTTTTCTTTACATACTGGAGATATAGTCCTAGGAACTGATATTATAAACATTGGAGCTATTCGAACTGAACGAAAAGAAGAGGGCGTTCCAGAAAATATAAGAGATGGGATATTTTTTGATGTAGTTCAAAGACTTAGAGATTCTAATAATAATCTTGTTACATATAAAAATTTTTCAAGCAACTCAAATTTAATTGAAATTGCTCAAAAAACTAGTTATTCTAATGGAAAAATCTCTTTAGGTGTTATCGGTTCCGCTGATCAATGGAACAGAGAAATTGAAAGAATTAAATATTTAAATACAACATTTAAAACTCAAACTGAAGAGATGGAGTCAGTTGCAGTAGCCCAAATTGCGAAAGCTTATGATATTCCTTTTTTAGCTATAAGAGTTTTATCAAATACAGAGATACACAATGAAGAATTTAATCCTAAGACAGCTCTTTGGTGTCAAGAGTTTACTGTTAATGTTATAAATAATATACAATAA
- a CDS encoding BMP family lipoprotein, whose translation MKNIFKFLLIVFIVFTWQKTESFANIKVGLVLSTGGLGDKSFNDSAYRGLEMAKKDLGIDFKYVEPKSSLEDEEFLREYADAEYDFIIGVGFPMKDAVENVARDYPEIKFAMIDNTTNEKNIKNLLFKENEGSFLMGALAAMMSKNHVIGFVGGIDMPLINKFKNGYEQGAKYINPNIKILSAYIGGTTAFNDPLKANEMATLQIKQGADVLYHAAGGSGLGVLEAAKDNNIYAIGVDSDQDDFIKGTVLTSMMKNVDIAVYNTVKSILNNEFQGGDSYYGLSENGVGTTDFRNTKEIIGDENLKKLEVIIEKIKLNEIIIK comes from the coding sequence ATGAAAAATATTTTTAAGTTTTTATTAATTGTTTTTATTGTGTTTACATGGCAAAAAACTGAGAGTTTTGCTAATATAAAAGTTGGATTAGTATTATCAACAGGAGGATTAGGAGATAAATCTTTTAATGATTCAGCATATAGAGGGTTAGAAATGGCTAAAAAAGATTTAGGAATAGATTTTAAGTATGTTGAGCCAAAATCATCTTTAGAGGATGAAGAGTTTTTAAGAGAATATGCAGATGCAGAGTATGATTTTATAATAGGAGTAGGATTTCCTATGAAAGATGCTGTAGAAAATGTAGCGAGAGATTATCCTGAGATAAAATTTGCAATGATTGATAATACAACAAATGAAAAAAATATTAAAAATTTATTATTTAAAGAGAATGAAGGTTCTTTTTTAATGGGAGCTTTAGCAGCCATGATGAGTAAGAATCATGTAATTGGTTTTGTGGGAGGCATAGATATGCCTTTAATTAATAAATTTAAAAATGGTTATGAACAAGGTGCAAAGTATATAAATCCAAATATAAAAATTTTGAGTGCATATATTGGTGGAACAACAGCTTTTAATGATCCTTTAAAGGCAAATGAGATGGCAACTCTTCAGATAAAGCAAGGAGCAGATGTATTATACCATGCTGCTGGTGGAAGTGGTTTAGGTGTTTTAGAAGCAGCTAAAGATAATAACATATATGCTATAGGAGTTGACTCAGATCAAGATGATTTTATAAAAGGAACAGTGTTAACATCTATGATGAAAAATGTAGATATAGCAGTTTATAATACAGTTAAATCTATCTTGAATAACGAGTTTCAAGGAGGAGATTCTTATTACGGATTATCTGAAAATGGTGTAGGAACAACAGATTTTAGAAATACAAAAGAGATAATAGGTGACGAGAATTTAAAAAAATTAGAAGTTATAATAGAAAAAATAAAATTAAATGAAATAATAATAAAATAA
- a CDS encoding dicarboxylate/amino acid:cation symporter, whose product MKKNNLTKKIFYALVLGVTMGVAFLFLRENLIAQGKESVWNTINSILFQDITKTEGAKSFGIFYIIGQLFINALQLVIIPMVFTSIIIAVTSIQDSKSLKRISYKTFLGFGLSSVLALLYASIVGMIAYKANLFSVAINKVSGAGGATSSNPLLIIIKAIPQNIIAGLSNNGNVLVAVFLGISVGLVLNTMNDENSVVKKGILELNKISQIFLTFIINKFAPIAIFSLLMRTFAIYGIGYLQIASIYFVLTAITLIVFLILGYSFIIWISTGLNPIHFMKKISNVAMFAFSTSSSAASLPLNTKTTIEKLGVDETTTSFVLPMGMTVNMNGTAIMQVLATLFIAGVAGYEITVFNLATISLLALLASIGTPAAPGSGAIILFTILTGMGYSNEIAVSAYAIILGINRPLEMLLTSLNVVGDSAVAVYVSKSEGKLDHDIYHSLENKEEKIKI is encoded by the coding sequence ATGAAAAAAAATAATTTAACAAAAAAAATATTTTATGCTTTAGTTTTAGGTGTTACTATGGGAGTTGCATTTCTTTTTTTAAGAGAAAATTTAATTGCTCAAGGAAAAGAAAGTGTTTGGAATACGATAAACTCAATTTTGTTCCAAGATATAACAAAAACAGAGGGAGCTAAATCTTTTGGAATTTTCTATATAATAGGGCAATTATTTATAAATGCGTTACAATTAGTTATTATACCAATGGTATTTACATCAATAATTATTGCTGTAACAAGCATTCAAGATTCAAAAAGTTTAAAAAGAATATCTTATAAAACTTTCTTGGGATTTGGATTAAGTTCTGTGTTAGCTCTTCTATATGCATCGATAGTAGGAATGATAGCTTATAAGGCTAATTTATTTTCAGTAGCAATAAATAAAGTTTCTGGAGCTGGAGGAGCAACATCATCAAATCCATTATTAATAATAATAAAAGCTATTCCACAAAATATAATAGCGGGATTATCAAATAATGGAAATGTTTTAGTGGCAGTATTTTTAGGAATTTCTGTAGGATTAGTTTTAAATACTATGAATGATGAAAATTCAGTTGTAAAAAAAGGAATATTAGAGTTGAATAAAATATCACAGATATTCTTAACATTTATAATAAATAAATTTGCTCCAATAGCCATATTTTCATTATTAATGAGAACATTTGCAATTTATGGAATAGGATATTTACAAATTGCTAGCATATATTTTGTTTTAACAGCTATAACTTTAATTGTATTCCTTATATTAGGTTATTCATTTATCATATGGATTTCAACAGGATTAAATCCAATTCATTTTATGAAAAAAATATCTAATGTTGCAATGTTCGCTTTTTCAACATCATCATCAGCGGCATCATTACCATTGAATACTAAAACAACAATTGAAAAATTGGGAGTGGATGAAACAACGACGTCATTTGTATTACCAATGGGAATGACTGTAAATATGAATGGAACTGCAATAATGCAAGTTTTAGCCACTCTTTTTATCGCAGGAGTAGCAGGTTATGAAATTACAGTATTTAATTTAGCAACAATATCATTATTAGCGTTGTTAGCATCAATTGGAACACCGGCAGCACCAGGTAGTGGAGCTATAATTCTATTTACTATTTTAACAGGAATGGGATATAGTAATGAAATTGCGGTATCAGCTTATGCAATAATTTTAGGAATAAATAGACCATTAGAGATGTTATTAACATCACTTAATGTTGTAGGAGATAGTGCTGTAGCGGTATATGTTTCAAAAAGTGAAGGAAAATTAGATCATGATATATACCATTCTTTAGAAAATAAAGAAGAAAAAATTAAAATCTAA
- a CDS encoding mechanosensitive ion channel family protein produces MEEHYKGFLAQVMYTFTNEEFLVNLTNSLIIFLFRFAIALLFFIIGRKIFKSFLSKYYQTHAFKAIDSSFRTFLSSIIDTGSIVILLIISLLIMGFQHTSLIAFLGSIGIGVGLALKDNLSNFVGGLIILIFKTYSVDDEVEVIGNYGLISSIDVFSTTITTFSGDIVTIPNGNVINNQVINYSKTPNRRMKIVISVAYETNIDQVFQVLNDLIKNNKNILKNPAPFINIEKYNNSSIDIALKVWTKNEVYWDTYFDILKNIKPSLDSVNIVIPFPQMDIHIKHQNLYNNKSN; encoded by the coding sequence ATGGAAGAACATTACAAAGGATTTTTAGCACAAGTTATGTACACTTTTACAAACGAAGAGTTTTTAGTAAATTTAACCAATAGTCTTATCATATTTCTTTTTAGATTTGCTATTGCTTTATTATTTTTTATAATTGGACGGAAAATTTTCAAGAGTTTTTTATCTAAATATTATCAAACTCATGCTTTTAAAGCTATTGATTCATCTTTTAGAACTTTTTTATCTTCAATTATTGATACTGGTTCAATAGTTATACTCCTTATTATTTCATTACTTATAATGGGATTTCAACATACATCCCTAATAGCTTTTCTAGGTAGTATCGGAATAGGTGTAGGATTAGCCTTAAAAGATAATCTTTCCAACTTTGTTGGAGGGTTAATAATTTTAATTTTTAAAACCTACTCTGTTGATGATGAAGTAGAAGTTATTGGTAACTATGGTCTTATTTCATCTATTGATGTTTTTTCTACTACAATTACTACTTTTAGTGGTGATATCGTAACTATTCCAAATGGAAACGTTATAAATAATCAAGTTATTAATTATTCAAAGACACCAAATCGAAGAATGAAAATTGTAATTTCTGTAGCTTATGAAACAAATATTGATCAAGTTTTTCAAGTTTTAAATGATTTGATAAAAAATAATAAAAATATTTTAAAAAATCCTGCTCCTTTTATAAATATAGAAAAATACAATAATAGTTCAATTGATATAGCATTAAAAGTTTGGACTAAAAATGAGGTTTATTGGGATACATACTTTGATATCTTAAAAAATATCAAACCTTCACTTGATTCAGTTAATATTGTTATTCCATTTCCACAAATGGATATTCATATTAAGCATCAAAACCTTTATAATAATAAAAGCAACTAA
- a CDS encoding murein L,D-transpeptidase catalytic domain family protein: protein MLGKKYLMLALILGSISTTSFGFTLKNPTKTELKSSKVVLEDNEKRLYEEIGLNGKLNYDVFKTALNGYNKIDGRKKELLTIIDYSKPSTEKRFFVIDMDKKELLVYSHVSHGKNSGGNIATSFSNKVSSNKSSLGFFLTENTYMGGNGYSLVLNGLEKGINDKAKDRYIVIHGADYANPKVAKSQGRLGRSLGCPALPRDISKKAIDMIKNGSVLFVYGNDTNYLERSNYV from the coding sequence GTGTTAGGGAAAAAGTATTTAATGTTAGCTCTTATTTTAGGTTCAATATCAACAACATCATTTGGTTTTACATTAAAGAATCCTACAAAAACAGAGTTAAAATCATCAAAAGTAGTGTTAGAAGATAATGAAAAAAGATTATATGAAGAGATTGGATTAAATGGAAAATTAAATTATGATGTTTTCAAAACAGCTTTAAACGGGTATAACAAAATTGATGGAAGAAAAAAAGAGTTATTAACAATAATAGACTATTCAAAGCCATCAACAGAAAAGAGATTTTTTGTAATTGATATGGATAAGAAAGAACTACTTGTATATTCACATGTATCTCATGGTAAAAACAGTGGTGGAAACATAGCAACTTCATTTTCAAATAAAGTTAGTTCAAATAAAAGTTCTTTAGGATTTTTTTTAACTGAGAATACATACATGGGTGGAAATGGATATTCGTTAGTTCTAAATGGTTTAGAAAAAGGTATAAATGATAAGGCAAAAGATAGATATATAGTAATTCATGGAGCAGATTATGCAAATCCTAAAGTTGCTAAATCTCAAGGAAGATTAGGAAGAAGTTTAGGGTGTCCAGCATTACCAAGAGATATTTCTAAAAAAGCTATAGATATGATAAAAAATGGATCAGTTTTATTTGTATATGGTAATGATACAAATTATTTAGAGAGAAGTAACTATGTATAA